The following proteins are co-located in the Polymorphospora rubra genome:
- a CDS encoding M14 family zinc carboxypeptidase: MNRRLLLSTTVATMCAVTLFAPSSAAENGNANCENLPGNRSASGWTNYEELGKQLAQIEATSHGRVDVDVIGQSQRGRDIYAARVGTGDRVLLITSEIHGNEKTGTEALLSMLKTLGSSGSPQAQLIRENLTVVAVPKFNPDAAELNRRQNDFPWSEAVEKFPQLAGTNPPYYYSNGAQGFDVNRDFSADLTAEPSPATRPSNETLPGMFVTNESRALRDLYVDLRNEFGKVDTYVDLHHMGPCSQNNDSDQYVTVALDFPPLGSEIDGNPRYADWPLLDQDSSRRHALAAAQGMIQHGGNGNAQNSPFVGGVSQYVHYQVADGYSFDRDYAGQARSAFALNGSATVLFEVRGQSHAWGQKQKGQLTAAVEAGIVGIAERMADGSVDNLNHTDFYQLPKYW; this comes from the coding sequence GTGAACCGACGTCTTTTGCTGTCGACAACTGTCGCAACAATGTGTGCCGTAACCCTGTTCGCGCCGTCCTCGGCGGCGGAGAACGGAAACGCCAACTGCGAGAATCTGCCCGGTAATCGTTCTGCCTCCGGCTGGACGAACTACGAGGAGCTCGGTAAGCAACTCGCCCAGATCGAGGCGACCAGCCACGGCCGCGTCGACGTGGATGTCATCGGACAGTCCCAGCGGGGCCGGGACATCTACGCGGCGCGGGTCGGCACCGGTGACCGCGTGCTCCTGATCACGAGCGAGATCCACGGCAACGAGAAGACCGGCACCGAGGCGCTGCTGAGCATGCTCAAGACCCTCGGGTCCAGCGGCAGCCCGCAGGCCCAGTTGATCCGCGAGAACCTGACCGTCGTCGCTGTCCCGAAGTTCAACCCCGACGCTGCGGAGCTGAACCGTCGGCAGAACGACTTCCCGTGGAGCGAGGCGGTCGAGAAGTTCCCGCAGCTGGCCGGGACGAACCCGCCGTACTACTACAGCAACGGCGCACAGGGCTTCGACGTCAACCGCGACTTCAGTGCGGACCTCACCGCCGAGCCGTCGCCGGCGACCCGGCCGTCGAACGAGACCCTCCCCGGCATGTTCGTGACCAACGAGTCCCGGGCGCTGCGTGACCTGTACGTCGACCTGCGCAACGAGTTCGGCAAGGTCGACACCTACGTCGACCTGCACCACATGGGCCCGTGCAGCCAGAACAACGACAGCGACCAGTACGTGACGGTGGCCCTGGACTTTCCGCCGCTCGGCTCCGAGATCGACGGCAACCCGCGGTACGCCGACTGGCCGCTGCTCGACCAGGACAGCTCCCGTCGGCACGCGCTTGCCGCCGCCCAGGGCATGATCCAGCACGGCGGCAACGGCAACGCCCAGAACTCGCCGTTCGTCGGCGGGGTCAGCCAGTACGTGCACTACCAGGTCGCCGACGGGTACAGCTTCGACCGCGACTACGCCGGGCAGGCCCGGTCGGCGTTCGCCCTCAACGGCAGCGCGACCGTCCTGTTCGAGGTACGCGGCCAGTCCCACGCCTGGGGCCAGAAGCAGAAGGGCCAGCTGACCGCGGCCGTCGAGGCCGGCATCGTCGGGATCGCCGAGCGGATGGCGGACGGGTCCGTCGACAACCTGAACCACACCGATTTCTACCAGCTGCCCAAGTACTGGTGA